From Streptomyces sp. TLI_053, a single genomic window includes:
- a CDS encoding prephenate dehydrogenase produces MRTAVVVGTGLIGTSAALALTGRGLTVHLEDADPDAARTAASLGAGTTEPADGPVDLAIIAVPPALVGKVLADCQRRGLAQYYTDVASVKDGPRAEIAALGCDTVHYLGSHPMAGRERSGPLAARADLFEGRPWVLTPTPDTDTGALNAVLELVALCGAMPIVMDAADHDRAVALVSHAPQLLSSLVAARLEHADETAIRLSGQGVRDVTRIAASNPAMWVDILSANAGAVADVLAEFATDLGETVAALRALQAAEEAERQGGTAGIEAVMRRGNTGQARIPGKHGAPPTRYETVAVVLGDQPGELGRLFGEVGAAGVNIEDVVIEHSTGQQVGFVQLAVAPGAVRALTAALRSSGWSVRD; encoded by the coding sequence ATGCGCACAGCTGTCGTCGTCGGTACCGGACTCATCGGCACCTCCGCCGCGCTCGCCCTCACCGGACGGGGTCTGACCGTCCATCTGGAGGACGCCGACCCGGACGCCGCCCGCACCGCCGCGTCGCTGGGCGCCGGCACCACCGAACCGGCCGACGGTCCGGTGGACCTGGCGATCATCGCCGTCCCGCCCGCGCTGGTCGGCAAGGTGCTGGCCGACTGCCAGCGTCGCGGCCTGGCGCAGTACTACACCGACGTCGCGAGTGTGAAGGACGGCCCGCGGGCCGAGATCGCCGCGCTCGGCTGCGACACCGTGCACTACCTGGGCAGCCACCCGATGGCCGGGCGGGAGCGGTCCGGCCCGCTGGCGGCCCGCGCCGACCTCTTCGAGGGCCGGCCGTGGGTGCTCACCCCCACCCCCGACACCGACACCGGGGCGCTGAACGCCGTCCTCGAACTGGTCGCGCTCTGCGGGGCCATGCCGATCGTCATGGACGCCGCGGACCACGATCGCGCGGTCGCCCTGGTCTCGCACGCCCCCCAGCTGCTCTCCTCGCTGGTCGCGGCCCGGCTGGAGCACGCCGACGAGACGGCCATAAGGCTCTCCGGCCAGGGCGTCCGGGACGTCACCCGGATCGCCGCCTCCAACCCCGCGATGTGGGTGGACATCCTGTCCGCCAACGCGGGCGCGGTGGCGGACGTGCTGGCGGAGTTCGCCACCGACCTCGGCGAGACCGTGGCCGCGCTGCGTGCCCTCCAGGCCGCCGAGGAGGCCGAGCGGCAGGGCGGCACGGCGGGCATCGAGGCGGTCATGCGGCGCGGGAACACCGGTCAGGCCCGGATCCCGGGCAAGCACGGCGCACCGCCCACCCGCTACGAGACCGTCGCCGTCGTGCTCGGCGACCAGCCCGGCGAGCTGGGTCGGCTGTTCGGCGAGGTCGGCGCGGCCGGGGTCAACATCGAGGACGTCGTGATCGAGCACTCGACCGGCCAGCAGGTGGGCTTCGTCCAGCTGGCGGTGGCGCCGGGGGCGGTCCGGGCGCTGACGGCGGCGCTGCGGTCGAGCGGGTGGAGCGTCCGGGACTGA
- a CDS encoding transglycosylase family protein — MTFRNEIAAATTTATKRNRVRMAVVAGAAVAALPVAGLVTATSASAASVSTWDAVAQCESGGNWAINTGNGFYGGLQFTSSTWAAFGGTAYASQANLATKAQQIAVAEKVLASQGPGAWPVCSVKAGLTKGGAAAAVDTSTPKATEAPKPAAPKATEAPKAAAPKAVEAPKAAPKAVEAPKAVETPKAVEAPKAAPKADAASKADKAAKSGKSWTSNDAKQVNGTYTVKAGDTLSSIAAAKGIDWHALYDNNAKVIGGNPDLILPGQTLTV; from the coding sequence ATGACCTTCCGTAACGAGATCGCCGCTGCCACCACCACCGCCACCAAGCGCAACCGCGTCCGGATGGCTGTCGTGGCGGGCGCCGCTGTCGCGGCCCTGCCGGTGGCCGGCCTCGTCACGGCCACCTCGGCCTCGGCCGCCTCCGTCTCCACCTGGGACGCTGTCGCCCAGTGCGAGAGCGGTGGCAACTGGGCCATCAACACCGGCAACGGTTTCTACGGCGGTCTGCAGTTCACCTCCAGCACCTGGGCCGCCTTCGGTGGCACCGCCTACGCCTCGCAGGCCAACCTGGCCACCAAGGCGCAGCAGATCGCCGTCGCCGAGAAGGTTCTCGCCTCGCAGGGTCCGGGCGCCTGGCCCGTCTGCTCCGTCAAGGCCGGTCTGACCAAGGGCGGCGCCGCCGCCGCGGTCGACACCTCCACCCCGAAGGCCACCGAGGCCCCGAAGCCGGCCGCCCCCAAGGCCACCGAGGCTCCGAAGGCCGCCGCGCCGAAGGCCGTCGAGGCCCCCAAGGCCGCGCCGAAGGCCGTCGAGGCCCCGAAGGCCGTCGAGACCCCCAAGGCTGTCGAGGCTCCCAAGGCCGCGCCGAAGGCCGACGCCGCGTCCAAGGCCGACAAGGCCGCGAAGTCCGGCAAGTCCTGGACCTCGAACGACGCCAAGCAGGTCAACGGCACCTACACCGTCAAGGCCGGCGACACCCTGAGCAGCATCGCCGCCGCCAAGGGCATCGACTGGCACGCCCTGTACGACAACAACGCCAAGGTCATCGGTGGCAACCCGGACCTGATCCTCCCGGGCCAGACCCTCACCGTCTGA
- a CDS encoding MFS transporter, with amino-acid sequence MARGAFADLSPLRDHADYRRVWFGQSISSIGQQMTAVAVSVQVYDLTGSTFATGLVGLFSLVPLIAFGLYGGAIADTADRRRLGLIGSAGLAVVSAVLAAQAIAGLGLVAVLYAAVALQAAFFALASPARSAMIPRLVPAEQLPAANALNTVSMNLGLTVGPMIGGVLIGAYGVQAAYLVDTVAFAATLYAMWRLPAMLPLGERKGRASVLDGLRFLREQPNLRTSFLADLAAMIFGMPRALFPALAVTFYGGDARTVGLLAAAPAVGALAGALFSGWVGRIHRQGAAVMTAVAAWGLAIAAFGLARNLWLGLLLLAAAGCADTISMIFRNTMMQVAAPDEMRGRLQGVFIVIVAGGPRLGDFESGAVASLTSPTVSVVSGGLACVAAILLLAARRPAFLRYDARHPTP; translated from the coding sequence CTGGCCCGCGGGGCCTTCGCCGACCTCAGCCCCTTGCGCGACCACGCCGACTACCGACGGGTGTGGTTCGGCCAGTCCATCTCCTCCATCGGCCAGCAGATGACGGCCGTCGCCGTCTCCGTCCAGGTCTACGACCTGACCGGTTCCACCTTCGCCACCGGCCTGGTCGGTCTCTTCTCCCTGGTCCCGCTGATCGCCTTCGGCCTGTACGGCGGCGCCATCGCCGACACCGCCGACCGCCGCCGCCTCGGCCTGATCGGCTCGGCCGGCCTCGCCGTCGTCTCCGCCGTCCTCGCCGCCCAGGCGATCGCCGGCCTCGGGCTGGTCGCGGTCCTCTACGCCGCGGTCGCCCTCCAGGCGGCCTTCTTCGCGCTCGCCTCACCCGCCCGCTCGGCGATGATCCCGCGCCTCGTCCCCGCCGAACAGCTCCCCGCCGCCAACGCCCTGAACACCGTCAGCATGAACCTCGGCCTCACCGTCGGCCCCATGATCGGCGGTGTCCTCATCGGCGCCTACGGCGTCCAGGCCGCCTACCTGGTCGACACCGTCGCCTTCGCGGCCACCCTCTACGCGATGTGGCGCCTGCCCGCCATGCTCCCGCTCGGCGAACGCAAGGGCCGCGCCTCCGTCCTCGACGGCCTCCGCTTCCTGCGCGAGCAGCCCAACCTGCGCACCAGCTTCCTCGCCGACCTCGCCGCGATGATCTTCGGCATGCCGCGCGCCCTCTTCCCGGCCCTCGCCGTCACCTTCTACGGCGGCGACGCCCGCACCGTCGGCCTGCTCGCCGCCGCCCCCGCCGTCGGCGCCCTGGCCGGCGCCCTCTTCTCCGGCTGGGTAGGCCGCATCCACCGCCAGGGCGCCGCCGTCATGACCGCCGTCGCCGCCTGGGGCCTCGCCATCGCCGCCTTCGGCCTGGCCCGCAACCTCTGGCTCGGCCTCCTCCTGCTCGCCGCCGCCGGCTGCGCCGACACCATCAGCATGATCTTCCGCAACACGATGATGCAGGTCGCCGCCCCCGACGAGATGCGCGGCCGCCTCCAGGGCGTCTTCATCGTGATCGTCGCCGGCGGCCCCCGCCTCGGCGACTTCGAGTCCGGCGCCGTCGCCTCCCTCACCAGCCCGACCGTCTCCGTCGTCAGCGGCGGCCTCGCCTGCGTCGCCGCCATCCTCCTCCTCGCCGCCCGCCGCCCCGCCTTCCTCCGCTACGACGCCCGCCACCCCACCCCCTGA
- a CDS encoding DUF1684 domain-containing protein — MTATAAEEWQHWSDGRAATVSAPHGQLALTGTHWLEPEPAAIAGLPGLWWADAEGVRLRAAAADGIAVAGAGAPVDGEVLLRPDTDPAADTAALGEVLLVPIEREGEPALRVFDPDAPGRASFAGISAYPYAPEWAVPAVFTPFEDGTGQTVLVPNADGKERPLAVTGQVAFTVAGEHRTLTVSRSGDGRLSGVIADATSGRDTYRFRFVTLPAPDQDGRTVLDLNRAYLPPCAFADHFICPFPPPGNRLDFAVEAGEKQVLTR, encoded by the coding sequence ATGACGGCGACGGCCGCGGAGGAATGGCAGCACTGGAGCGACGGACGGGCGGCGACCGTCAGCGCGCCGCACGGCCAGCTGGCGCTGACCGGTACGCACTGGCTGGAGCCGGAGCCGGCGGCGATCGCCGGCCTGCCCGGGCTCTGGTGGGCGGACGCGGAGGGCGTGCGGCTGCGGGCGGCGGCGGCCGACGGCATCGCCGTCGCGGGGGCGGGTGCCCCCGTCGACGGCGAGGTGCTGCTGCGCCCGGACACCGATCCGGCGGCGGACACCGCCGCGCTCGGCGAGGTGCTGCTGGTGCCGATCGAGCGCGAGGGCGAGCCGGCCCTGCGGGTCTTCGACCCGGACGCGCCCGGGCGAGCGTCGTTCGCCGGGATCTCGGCCTACCCCTATGCGCCGGAGTGGGCCGTTCCGGCGGTCTTCACCCCCTTCGAGGACGGCACCGGGCAGACGGTGCTCGTCCCGAACGCCGACGGCAAGGAGCGCCCGCTCGCGGTGACCGGGCAGGTCGCGTTCACCGTCGCGGGCGAGCACCGCACCCTGACGGTCAGCCGCTCGGGCGACGGCCGGTTGAGCGGGGTGATCGCCGACGCGACCAGCGGCCGGGACACCTACCGCTTCCGGTTCGTCACCCTGCCCGCCCCCGACCAGGACGGCCGCACGGTGCTCGACCTCAACCGCGCCTACCTGCCGCCCTGCGCCTTCGCGGACCACTTCATCTGCCCCTTCCCGCCGCCGGGCAACCGGCTGGACTTCGCGGTGGAGGCGGGCGAGAAGCAGGTCCTCACCCGGTAG
- a CDS encoding acyl-CoA thioesterase II, whose amino-acid sequence MATPVDDLVALLDLEQIELNIFRGRSPEEALQRTFGGQVAGQALVAAGRTVDDDRPVHSLHAYFLRPGVPGVPIVYQVDRLRDGRSFTTRRVLAIQGGRSIFALTADFHAPEPDSIEHQYPMPDVPGPEKLPSALDEVGSRLGELPPFISRRQPFDIRYVDRLRWSTEELAGVEARSGVWLRTNGALPDDPLIHVCALTYASDMTLLDAVRAPVEPLWGTRHFDMASLDHAMWFHRPFRTDDWLLYQQESPIAHGARGLARGQIFDRSGQLVVSVVQEGLFRRIKA is encoded by the coding sequence ATGGCTACCCCGGTCGACGATCTCGTCGCACTGCTGGACCTCGAGCAGATCGAGCTGAACATCTTCCGCGGGCGCAGCCCCGAGGAGGCGCTCCAGCGCACGTTCGGCGGGCAGGTGGCCGGCCAGGCGCTGGTGGCGGCGGGGCGCACCGTGGACGACGACCGCCCGGTGCACTCGCTGCACGCGTACTTCCTGCGGCCCGGCGTGCCGGGGGTGCCGATCGTCTACCAGGTGGACCGGCTCCGGGACGGCCGCTCGTTCACCACCCGCCGAGTGCTGGCGATCCAGGGCGGTCGGTCGATCTTCGCGCTGACCGCCGACTTCCACGCCCCGGAGCCCGACAGCATCGAGCACCAGTACCCGATGCCCGACGTGCCCGGTCCGGAGAAGCTGCCGAGCGCGCTGGACGAGGTCGGTTCCCGGCTCGGCGAGCTGCCTCCGTTCATCAGCCGGCGCCAGCCCTTCGACATCCGCTACGTCGACCGGTTGCGCTGGAGCACCGAGGAGCTCGCCGGGGTCGAGGCGCGCAGCGGCGTCTGGCTGCGCACCAACGGCGCGCTGCCGGACGACCCGCTGATCCACGTCTGCGCGCTCACCTACGCGTCCGACATGACGCTGCTGGACGCGGTCCGGGCCCCGGTCGAGCCGCTCTGGGGCACCCGGCACTTCGACATGGCCTCGCTGGACCACGCGATGTGGTTCCACCGGCCGTTCCGCACCGACGACTGGCTGCTCTACCAGCAGGAGTCCCCGATCGCCCACGGCGCCCGCGGCCTGGCGCGCGGGCAGATCTTCGACCGGAGCGGTCAGCTGGTGGTGTCGGTGGTGCAGGAGGGACTGTTCCGCCGGATCAAGGCCTGA
- the cmk gene encoding (d)CMP kinase: protein MDTADRAHAPVVVAIDGPSGSGKSTVSRAVAARLGLSFLDTGAMYRAMTWWMLANDIDVADPEAVAVACGKPVIVSGTDADGPTITVDGQDVSGPIRGPEVTAQVSAVSAVPAVRARLVELQRGCAGVAERGIVAEGRDMGSVVFPAATVKVFLTASEAARAERRAAELRAKGLDEATITAMAADLARRDAADSSRATAPLTQAADAVLVDTSELTLEQVIDRITTLVEQRAGAALSTV, encoded by the coding sequence GTGGACACTGCCGACCGAGCGCACGCCCCGGTCGTCGTCGCCATCGACGGACCCTCCGGCTCCGGCAAGTCGACCGTCTCCCGGGCGGTCGCCGCGCGGCTGGGCCTGAGCTTCCTCGACACCGGTGCCATGTACCGGGCGATGACCTGGTGGATGCTGGCCAACGACATCGACGTGGCCGACCCGGAGGCGGTGGCGGTCGCCTGCGGCAAGCCGGTGATCGTGTCCGGCACGGACGCGGACGGCCCGACCATCACGGTCGACGGCCAGGACGTCTCCGGCCCGATCCGCGGCCCCGAGGTGACCGCGCAGGTCAGCGCCGTCTCGGCGGTGCCGGCGGTGCGGGCCCGGCTGGTCGAGCTGCAGCGCGGCTGCGCCGGGGTCGCCGAGCGCGGCATCGTCGCCGAGGGCCGGGACATGGGGAGCGTGGTCTTCCCGGCCGCCACCGTCAAGGTCTTCCTGACCGCGTCGGAGGCGGCCCGGGCCGAGCGACGGGCGGCCGAGCTGCGGGCCAAGGGCCTGGACGAGGCGACCATCACCGCGATGGCCGCCGACCTGGCCCGCCGGGACGCCGCCGACTCCTCGCGGGCGACCGCGCCGCTCACCCAGGCGGCGGACGCCGTGCTGGTGGACACCAGCGAGCTCACCCTGGAGCAGGTGATCGACCGGATCACCACGCTGGTCGAGCAGCGGGCCGGAGCCGCGCTGTCGACGGTGTGA
- a CDS encoding DUF4139 domain-containing protein — MNDQHSSDQQRPQEHSTTTTGSASGSTGGGTTVPTVPSVLDSVVVHAVGAVCRRRARVALPPDGRIRLTGLPGRLDERSLRARVLSGPAGTAVTGARLEAVAELRDPSELPGLRLRLDEAREHESTLRERLRLVLAAVAETTALRAVPPARRRDEPLRRTPADAWLELADFVDERLERLHRRAELLTRDIELAEHETELLADRIARATTADPQEAITTATTALLTLSTEAAAPTGTTGTTESTDTTGSTEATTPELDIELEYTVQAARWVPSYRLSYRQGDDTGHLVLRASVAQQTDEDWTGVRLALSTADLERRTDLPKLRSLRIGRSQPVPPSSGWREPPAGLSDLFSAYDAAGPRPVPDRPLRSPGTPRAMSAPVSAPVSAPPPPPAPAAASFPSRPAGGGAHRRAARGGAQGSMYPAPQPPGAAGYGGVPLPPEARRVRSAFTAEGAGPAGPADEPDFLLAGAPAPFAPPPGPPVPDEQLLDYPVLELLGPDGDTGRRGTLHRVFRPGAGIRTAAGPYGARLQRLPMPQHAVPPQVSTGSFEHRFDAAAPADIPSDGTWHTVTIDDIAVSVRPEYVAVPAVEERVYATLVLTNGTARAVLAGPVEVTVDDEFLLTGALPTLAPGGVRRLGIGVAESVEVTRRTELHESTAGMLNSSTVLDHRVRVELANRLGRPVTVEVRERVPVSSDADVRIEERPGWHAPDEPSTECPPGTRLRRVELPPGGRAELDGGYQIRIPAGKAIVGGNRRN; from the coding sequence GTGAACGATCAGCACAGCAGCGACCAGCAGCGACCGCAGGAACACAGCACCACCACCACCGGTTCCGCCAGCGGTTCCACCGGAGGAGGAACCACCGTCCCGACCGTCCCCTCGGTCCTGGACTCCGTGGTCGTCCACGCCGTCGGCGCGGTCTGCCGCCGCCGGGCCCGGGTGGCCCTGCCCCCGGACGGGCGGATCCGGTTGACGGGCCTGCCCGGAAGACTCGACGAACGCTCGCTGCGCGCCCGGGTCCTCTCCGGCCCGGCCGGCACCGCCGTCACCGGGGCCCGGCTGGAGGCGGTCGCCGAACTCCGCGACCCCTCCGAGCTGCCCGGACTGCGACTGCGGCTGGACGAGGCCAGGGAGCACGAGAGCACCCTGCGGGAACGTCTCCGACTGGTGCTGGCCGCCGTCGCCGAGACCACCGCGCTGCGCGCCGTCCCGCCGGCCCGGCGCCGCGACGAACCGCTGCGCCGCACGCCCGCCGACGCCTGGCTCGAACTGGCCGACTTCGTGGACGAACGCCTGGAGCGGCTCCACCGGCGCGCCGAGCTGCTCACCCGGGACATCGAACTCGCCGAGCACGAGACCGAGTTGCTCGCCGACCGGATCGCCCGGGCGACCACCGCCGACCCGCAGGAGGCGATCACGACCGCGACCACCGCCCTCCTCACCCTCAGCACCGAAGCCGCCGCACCGACCGGCACGACCGGCACGACCGAGAGCACCGACACCACCGGCAGCACCGAAGCGACCACCCCCGAGCTGGACATCGAGCTGGAGTACACCGTCCAGGCCGCCCGCTGGGTGCCCTCCTACCGCCTGTCCTACCGGCAGGGCGACGACACCGGCCACCTGGTCCTGCGCGCCTCCGTCGCCCAGCAGACCGACGAGGACTGGACCGGCGTCCGCCTCGCCCTCTCCACCGCCGACCTGGAACGCCGCACCGACCTGCCGAAGCTACGCTCGCTGCGGATCGGCCGCAGCCAGCCGGTCCCACCGTCCTCCGGCTGGCGCGAGCCGCCGGCCGGGCTGTCCGACCTGTTCTCGGCCTACGACGCGGCCGGTCCGCGCCCGGTACCGGACCGCCCGCTCCGGTCCCCCGGGACGCCGCGCGCGATGTCGGCCCCGGTTTCGGCCCCGGTTTCGGCCCCGCCCCCGCCCCCGGCCCCCGCGGCCGCCTCGTTCCCCTCCCGCCCGGCCGGCGGCGGAGCGCACCGCCGCGCAGCGCGCGGCGGCGCCCAGGGCAGCATGTACCCGGCCCCGCAGCCGCCCGGGGCCGCAGGCTACGGCGGAGTGCCGCTGCCGCCCGAGGCCCGCCGCGTCCGCTCGGCCTTCACCGCCGAGGGCGCCGGCCCCGCCGGCCCCGCCGACGAGCCCGACTTCCTGCTCGCCGGCGCGCCCGCCCCGTTCGCGCCCCCGCCCGGACCGCCGGTCCCGGACGAACAACTGCTCGACTACCCCGTGCTCGAACTGCTCGGCCCGGACGGCGACACCGGCCGGCGCGGCACCCTGCACCGGGTGTTCCGCCCGGGCGCCGGCATCCGGACGGCGGCCGGCCCGTACGGCGCCCGGCTGCAGCGCCTCCCGATGCCGCAGCACGCGGTGCCGCCGCAGGTCTCGACCGGCTCCTTCGAGCACCGCTTCGACGCCGCCGCGCCCGCCGACATCCCGTCCGACGGCACCTGGCACACCGTCACGATCGACGACATCGCGGTGAGCGTCCGGCCCGAGTACGTCGCCGTGCCCGCGGTGGAGGAGCGGGTCTACGCGACCCTGGTGCTCACCAACGGCACCGCCCGCGCCGTGCTCGCCGGCCCGGTCGAGGTGACCGTCGACGACGAGTTCCTGCTCACCGGGGCGCTGCCCACCCTCGCCCCCGGCGGTGTGCGCCGACTGGGCATCGGTGTCGCCGAGTCGGTCGAGGTGACGCGCCGTACCGAGCTGCACGAGTCCACCGCGGGCATGCTGAACAGCAGCACCGTGCTCGACCACCGGGTGCGCGTCGAGCTGGCCAACCGGCTCGGCCGCCCGGTCACCGTCGAGGTCCGCGAACGGGTACCGGTCAGCTCCGACGCCGATGTCCGGATCGAGGAACGGCCCGGCTGGCACGCACCGGACGAACCGTCCACCGAGTGCCCGCCCGGCACCCGGCTCCGGCGGGTCGAGCTGCCGCCGGGCGGCCGGGCCGAGCTGGACGGCGGCTACCAGATCAGAATCCCGGCCGGAAAGGCCATCGTCGGCGGAAACCGGAGGAACTGA
- a CDS encoding alpha-ketoglutarate-dependent dioxygenase AlkB yields MTQGELFGGLFDASPDRGRSEPAPGAVLLPGWLDAAAQLRLVAACRAWARPPAGMHTVRMPTGGTMSVRMVGLGLHWYPYGYSGTAEDGTPVKPFPSELGALARRAVAEAYGAAGVDEGERGGGGASGVGGVGGVGGVGGIAGAVGYEPDVAIVNHYPHGARMGLHQDRDERVDAPVVSLSLGDTCVFRLGNTETRTRPWTDLELRGGDLLVFGGPARFAYHGVVRTLPGTADPALGLTGRLNITVRQSGL; encoded by the coding sequence GTGACCCAGGGCGAGTTGTTCGGCGGACTCTTCGACGCCTCCCCCGACCGCGGACGGTCCGAGCCGGCTCCGGGGGCGGTGTTGCTCCCCGGCTGGCTGGACGCGGCGGCGCAGCTGCGCCTGGTCGCCGCCTGCCGGGCGTGGGCGCGTCCTCCCGCCGGGATGCACACCGTCCGGATGCCCACCGGCGGGACGATGTCCGTCCGCATGGTCGGTCTGGGTCTGCACTGGTATCCCTACGGCTACTCCGGCACCGCCGAGGACGGCACCCCGGTCAAACCCTTCCCGTCCGAGCTCGGCGCGCTCGCCCGGCGGGCGGTGGCCGAGGCGTACGGGGCGGCGGGCGTGGACGAGGGCGAACGTGGTGGTGGCGGAGCCAGTGGAGTCGGCGGAGTCGGCGGAGTCGGCGGAGTCGGCGGTATCGCCGGGGCCGTCGGCTACGAGCCGGACGTCGCGATCGTCAACCACTACCCGCACGGTGCCCGGATGGGCCTGCACCAGGACCGCGACGAGCGCGTCGACGCCCCGGTGGTCTCGTTGTCGCTCGGCGACACCTGCGTCTTCCGGCTCGGCAACACGGAGACCAGGACCAGGCCGTGGACCGATCTGGAGCTGCGCGGCGGCGACCTGCTGGTGTTCGGCGGCCCGGCCCGGTTCGCGTACCACGGCGTGGTGCGGACCCTGCCCGGGACGGCGGACCCGGCGCTGGGGCTGACGGGACGGCTGAACATCACCGTCCGGCAGTCGGGCCTGTGA
- the der gene encoding ribosome biogenesis GTPase Der — MTAEHTSAGPGELDAADYAEFMALAAEEGFDLDDVDGLGDGSHAPLPVLAIVGRPNVGKSTLVNRIIGRREAVVEDKPGVTRDRVSYEATWNGRRFKVVDTGGWEIDVLGIDAMVAAQAELGIEQADAVLFVVDATVGATDTDEALIKIIRRAGKPTVLCANKVDGQSTEAEAAYLWSLGLGEPYPVSALHGRGSGDLLDAVMAALPDAPPQTFGDAAPGGPRRVALIGRPNVGKSSLLNRVAGEDRVVVNELAGTTRDPVDEMIELGGKTWKFVDTAGIRRRVHMTAGADFYASLRTSAALEKAEVAVVLIDCSETLAEQDTRIISMAVEAGRAVVIAYNKWDQLDEERRYYLEREIERDLVQVQWAPRVNVSAKTGRHMEKLVPAIETALQGWETRIPTARLNAFLGELVAAHPHPIRGGKQPRVLFGTQAGTRPPRFVLFASGFLEAGYRRFIERRLREEFGFVGTPISISVRVREKRNRKK, encoded by the coding sequence ATGACCGCAGAGCACACCTCCGCCGGCCCCGGCGAGCTGGACGCCGCCGACTACGCCGAGTTCATGGCGCTCGCCGCCGAGGAGGGCTTCGACCTCGACGACGTCGACGGCCTCGGTGACGGCAGCCACGCGCCGCTTCCGGTGCTGGCCATCGTCGGCCGCCCGAACGTCGGCAAGTCGACCCTCGTCAACCGCATCATCGGCCGCCGCGAGGCCGTCGTCGAGGACAAGCCCGGCGTCACCCGCGACCGCGTCAGCTACGAGGCCACCTGGAACGGCCGCCGCTTCAAGGTCGTCGACACCGGCGGCTGGGAGATCGACGTCCTCGGCATCGACGCCATGGTCGCCGCCCAGGCCGAGCTGGGTATCGAGCAGGCCGACGCGGTGCTGTTCGTGGTCGACGCCACCGTCGGTGCCACCGACACCGACGAGGCCCTGATCAAGATCATCCGCCGGGCCGGCAAGCCGACCGTGCTCTGCGCCAACAAGGTCGACGGCCAGTCCACCGAGGCGGAGGCCGCCTACCTCTGGTCGCTCGGCCTGGGCGAGCCCTACCCGGTCTCCGCCCTGCACGGCCGCGGCTCCGGTGACCTGCTGGACGCCGTGATGGCCGCCCTGCCCGACGCCCCGCCGCAGACCTTCGGCGACGCCGCCCCCGGCGGCCCGCGCCGGGTCGCGCTGATCGGCCGGCCGAACGTCGGCAAGTCCAGCCTGCTGAACAGGGTCGCCGGCGAGGACCGCGTCGTCGTCAACGAGCTGGCCGGCACCACCCGTGACCCGGTCGACGAGATGATCGAGCTCGGCGGCAAGACCTGGAAGTTCGTCGACACCGCCGGCATCCGCCGCCGGGTCCACATGACCGCCGGCGCCGACTTCTACGCCTCGCTGCGCACCTCCGCCGCGCTGGAGAAGGCCGAGGTCGCCGTCGTCCTGATCGACTGCAGCGAGACCCTCGCCGAGCAGGACACCCGGATCATCTCGATGGCCGTCGAGGCCGGTCGCGCCGTCGTCATCGCCTACAACAAGTGGGACCAGCTCGACGAGGAGCGCCGCTACTACCTGGAGCGCGAGATCGAGCGCGACCTCGTCCAGGTCCAGTGGGCGCCGCGGGTCAACGTCTCGGCGAAGACCGGCCGGCACATGGAGAAGCTCGTCCCGGCGATCGAGACCGCGCTGCAGGGCTGGGAGACCCGGATCCCGACCGCGCGGCTGAACGCCTTCCTCGGTGAGCTGGTGGCCGCCCACCCGCACCCGATCCGCGGTGGCAAGCAGCCGCGCGTCCTGTTCGGCACCCAGGCGGGCACTCGGCCGCCGCGGTTCGTGCTGTTCGCCTCGGGCTTCCTGGAGGCGGGTTACCGGCGCTTCATCGAGCGCCGGCTGCGCGAGGAGTTCGGCTTCGTCGGGACGCCGATCTCGATCTCGGTGCGGGTGCGGGAGAAGCGCAACCGGAAGAAGTAG